One stretch of Juglans microcarpa x Juglans regia isolate MS1-56 chromosome 3D, Jm3101_v1.0, whole genome shotgun sequence DNA includes these proteins:
- the LOC121255374 gene encoding heat shock 70 kDa protein, mitochondrial, giving the protein MAATAVLLRPLRRRDVASAPLSAFRSLASNVKPVWAPSKLGYNWASLTRAFSSKPAASDVVGIDLGTTNSCVAVMEGKNPKVIENAEGSRTTPSVVAFTPKGELLVGTPAKRQAVTNPTNTIFGTKRLIGRRFDDPITQKEMKMVPYKIVRGPNGDAWVEANGQQYSPSQIGAFILIKMKETAEAYLGKSVTKAVITVPAYFNDAQRQATKDAGRIAGLDVQRIINEPTAAALSYGMNNKEGLIAVFDLGGGTFDVSILEISNGVFEVKATNGDTFLGGEDFDNALLEYLVSEFKRTEGIDLSKDKLALQRLREAAEKAKIELSSTTQTEINLPFITADASGAKHLNITLTRSKFESLVNHLIERTRGPCKNCLKDAGITSKEVDEVLLVGGMTRVPKVQEVVAEIFQKTPSKGVNPDEAVALGAAIQGGILRGDVKELLLLDVTPLSLGIETLGGIFTRLISRNTTIPTKKSQVFSTAADNQTQVGIKVLQGEREMASDNKLLGEFELMGIPPAPRGMPQIEVTFDIDANGIVTVSAKDKTTGKEQQITIRSSGGLSEDEIEKMVKEAELHAQRDQERKALIDIRNSADTTIYSIEKSLSEYKDKIPGEVAKEIEDAIADLRKATAGDNVEEIKSKIDAANKAVSKIGQHMQGGSDGGSSSGGGSQGGDQASEAEYEEVKK; this is encoded by the exons ATGGCCGCCACCGCCGTCTTGCTTCGCCCGCTACGACGCCGTGATGTCGCCTCCGCACCTCTCTCGGCCTTTCGATCC TTAGCCAGCAATGTGAAGCCAGTGTGGGCTCCCTCGAAGCTGGGTTACAATTGGGCAAGTTTGACCAGGGCATTCAG ttcaaagCCTGCTGCGAGTGATGTTGTCGGCATCGACTTGGGAACGACCAACTCATGTGTTGCGGTTATGGAGGGAAAG AATCCCAAAGTTATTGAGAATGCGGAGGGATCTCGAACAACACCATCAGTGGTTGCCTTCACCCCGAAAGGAGAACTACTTGTTGGTACTCCCGCAAAACGTCAGGCTGTAACTAACCCCACGAATACCATTTTTGGAACCAAGCGTCTGATTGGCAGACGATTTGATGATCCTATAACACAGAAAGAAATGAAGATGGTTCCATACAAGATAGTCAGGGGTCCAAATGGAGATGCATGGGTTGAAGCCAATGGGCAACAGTATTCCCCAAGCCAAATTGGGGCTTTTATCCTGATTAAGATGAAAGAAACGGCAGAGGCATATCTTGGAAAGTCGGTTACAAAGGCTGTGATCACTGTTCCAGCTTATTTCAATGACGCTCAGAGACAAGCAACAAAGGATGCTGGCAGAATTGCAGGACTTGATGTGCAGAGAATTATCAACGAGCCTACTGCTGCTGCACTTTCCTATGGAATGAACAATAAGGAGGGTCTCATAGCAGTTTTTGATCTTGGAGGTGGAACATTTGATGTTTCTATTTTAGAGATCTCTAATGGTGTTTTTGAG GTGAAAGCAACAAATGGAGACACATTCTTGGGAGGAGAGGATTTCGACAATGCGCTGTTGGAGTACTTGGTGAGTGAATTCAAGAGAACTGAGGGGATTGATCTTTCCAAAGACAAGCTTGCCCTTCAGAGGCTTCGTGAAGCAGCTGAGAAAGCTAAGATAGAACTGTCGTCCACAACCCAAACTGAAATCAACCTGCCCTTCATCACAGCTGATGCATCTGGTGCAAAACATCTGAATATCACACTAACCAGATCAAAATTTGAAAGCTTGGTGAATCACTTGATTGAGAGGACTAGGGGCCCATGTAAGAACTGTTTAAAGGATGCTGGAATAACTTCCAAGGAAGTAGATGAGGTACTTCTGGTTGGAGGGATGACACGCGTTCCCAAAGTACAAGAGGTCGTTGCAGAGATCTTCCAAAAGACCCCAAGCAAAGGAGTAAATCCTGACGAGGCAGTTGCTTTGGGAGCTGCTATCCAGGGTGGTATTCTACGTGGTGATGTCAAAGAATTGCTCCTCTTAGATGTCACTCCGTTGTCGCTTGGTATTGAGACATTGGGTGGTATCTTCACCAGGCTTATCAGCAGGAACACAACCATTCCAACAAAGAAGAGTCAG GTCTTTTCCACGGCAGCTGACAACCAAACTCAGGTGGGCATCAAGGTATTGCAAGGTGAGCGTGAGATGGCCTCTGACAACAAGCTTCTCGGAGAGTTTGAGCTTATGGGCATTCCACCTGCTCCCAGAGGCATGCCTCAGATTGAAGTCACATTTGACATTGATGCCAATGGCATTGTGACTGTTTCTGCCAAGGACAAGACCACTGGGAAGGAACAACAGATTACCATCCGTTCGTCAGGAGGGCTCTCAGAAGACGAAATTGAAAAGATGGTTAAGGAAGCGGAGTTGCATGCTCAGAGGgatcaagaaagaaaagcattGATTGATATCAGAAATAGTGCAGACACTACCATTTACAGCATTGAGAAAAGCTTGAGTGAGTACAAGGACAAAATTCCTGGTGAGGTTGCAAAAGAGATTGAGGATGCAATTGCAGATTTAAGAAAGGCAACAGCTGGGGACAACGTTGAGGAAATTAAGTCAAAGATTGATGCTGCAAACAAAGCCGTGTCAAAGATAGGACAGCACATGCAAGGTGGGTCTGATGGTGGTTCTTCCTCAGGAGGTGGTTCTCAGGGTGGCGACCAGGCTTCCGAGGCAGAATATGAAGAGGTCAAGAAGTGA